The Pseudomonadota bacterium genome includes a region encoding these proteins:
- the rplW gene encoding 50S ribosomal protein L23, producing MNSERIYQVIRLPHVSEKTARLQADSNQYVFEVRSDATKSEIKSAVEKLFEVDVELVRVINVKGKRKSFRMMPGRQQGWKKAYVRVKSGQTIEEVQTD from the coding sequence ATGAACAGCGAACGCATCTACCAGGTCATCCGACTGCCGCACGTGTCGGAAAAGACGGCGCGGTTGCAGGCTGATTCGAACCAGTACGTGTTCGAAGTGCGCTCGGATGCAACCAAGTCCGAAATCAAGTCTGCCGTTGAAAAGCTGTTCGAGGTGGATGTCGAGCTGGTGCGTGTAATCAATGTCAAGGGAAAGCGCAAGAGCTTTCGCATGATGCCGGGTCGACAGCAGGGCTGGAAGAAGGCCTATGTGCGGGTCAAGAGCGGCCAGACAATCGAAGAAGTGCAGACGGACTAA
- the rplD gene encoding 50S ribosomal protein L4: protein MELAVTGGSKIEVSEAVFGRVFSEPLVHQVVTAYLAGGRSGTRAQKNRSAVSGGGRKPWRQKGTGNARAGTIRSPLWRSGGVTFAAQPRDHGQKVNRKQYRAAIRSILSELVRQDRLLVVETLSIDEPKTRAVVEQLAKLGFERGLIVDVELDTNLYLGSRNLPAVQVLSVDGLNPVSLVAADQVLMTAGAIKRIQEWLA, encoded by the coding sequence ATGGAACTCGCAGTAACCGGCGGCAGCAAGATCGAGGTCTCCGAGGCCGTGTTCGGGCGGGTCTTCTCAGAGCCGCTCGTCCACCAGGTCGTCACCGCCTATCTGGCGGGTGGCCGCTCGGGAACGCGCGCTCAGAAAAACCGCTCGGCGGTCTCTGGCGGCGGGCGCAAGCCGTGGCGCCAGAAGGGCACGGGCAATGCCCGCGCCGGTACGATCCGCAGCCCGTTGTGGCGCAGTGGCGGCGTGACCTTTGCAGCCCAGCCGCGTGATCATGGCCAGAAGGTCAACCGCAAGCAGTATCGGGCTGCCATTCGCTCCATTCTGTCCGAGCTTGTGCGCCAGGACCGTCTGCTGGTCGTCGAGACCTTGAGCATCGACGAGCCGAAGACCCGGGCGGTTGTTGAGCAGCTCGCCAAGCTCGGGTTCGAGCGCGGCTTGATCGTCGACGTTGAGCTGGATACCAACCTTTACCTGGGTAGTCGTAATCTGCCCGCCGTTCAGGTGCTGTCGGTCGATGGGCTCAATCCGGTCAGCCTGGTGGCTGCCGATCAGGTGCTGATGACCGCCGGCGCAATCAAGAGGATTCAGGAGTGGCTGGCATGA
- the rplC gene encoding 50S ribosomal protein L3 has product MAIGLVGRKRGMTRIFTEDGNSVPVTVIEVSPNRITQIRDAENDGYAAIQVTCGNRRTSLVSRPLAGHFAKAGVEAGEGLWEFRVEGDEGEGLEIGAELTVERFEAGQKVDVTGTTKGKGFAGVVKRHNFRMQDATHGNSLSHRAPGSIGQCQTPGRVFKGKKMAGHMGDERQTTLNLRVVKVDSERNLLLIRGAVPGAKGGHVMIRPSIKA; this is encoded by the coding sequence ATGGCAATCGGATTGGTAGGACGCAAACGAGGCATGACCCGCATCTTCACAGAGGACGGTAATTCCGTTCCCGTGACGGTGATCGAGGTCAGCCCGAACCGGATCACCCAGATTCGGGACGCAGAAAATGACGGCTATGCCGCGATCCAGGTGACCTGCGGCAACCGGCGTACGTCTTTGGTCTCCCGCCCCCTGGCCGGGCACTTCGCGAAGGCGGGTGTCGAGGCCGGCGAGGGCCTGTGGGAATTCCGCGTCGAAGGCGACGAAGGCGAGGGGCTGGAAATCGGCGCCGAGCTGACCGTCGAGCGCTTCGAGGCCGGCCAGAAGGTCGACGTGACCGGCACCACCAAGGGCAAGGGCTTTGCCGGCGTGGTCAAGCGGCACAATTTCCGCATGCAGGACGCCACCCACGGCAACTCCCTGTCGCATCGTGCGCCGGGCTCCATCGGCCAGTGCCAGACCCCGGGCCGCGTGTTCAAGGGCAAGAAGATGGCCGGCCACATGGGTGACGAGCGTCAGACCACTCTGAACCTGCGGGTCGTCAAGGTCGACAGCGAGCGCAACCTGCTGCTGATTCGGGGTGCCGTGCCCGGTGCCAAGGGTGGTCACGTCATGATTCGTCCGTCGATCAAGGCCTAA
- the rpsJ gene encoding 30S ribosomal protein S10: MAEQKIRIRLKGFDHRLIDRSTQEIVDTAKRTGAQVRGPIPLPTRKERYTVLISPHVNKDARDQYEIRTHKRLLDIVDPNDKTVDALMKLDLAAGVDVQIKLY; this comes from the coding sequence ATGGCCGAACAGAAAATCCGTATTCGTTTGAAGGGTTTCGATCACCGTCTGATCGACCGATCGACGCAGGAAATCGTGGATACCGCCAAGCGTACGGGCGCCCAGGTTCGCGGGCCCATCCCGCTGCCCACGCGCAAGGAGCGCTATACCGTGCTCATTTCGCCGCATGTCAACAAGGATGCGCGTGATCAGTATGAAATTCGCACTCACAAGCGGTTGCTGGATATTGTCGATCCCAACGACAAGACGGTTGATGCCCTGATGAAGCTGGATCTGGCTGCGGGCGTTGATGTGCAGATCAAGCTGTATTGA
- the tuf gene encoding elongation factor Tu — protein MSKAKFERTKPHVNVGTIGHVDHGKTTLTAALTKVCAEARGGEFRAYDQIDNAPEERERGITIASAHVEYESDNRHYAHVDCPGHADYVKNMITGAAQMDGAILVVSAADGPMPQTREHILLARQVGVPCILVYLNKADMVDDAELLELVEMEVRELLSDYDFPGDDTPIVTGSALKALEGDESDIGVPSILKLVDALDEYVPEPERDLDKEFLMPIEDVFSISGRGTVVTGRIERGIVKVGDEIEIVGIRDTSKTTCTGVEMFRKLLDQGQAGDNVGVLLRGTKRDEVERGQVLAKPGSITPHTKFEAEVYVLSKDEGGRHTPFFKGYRPQFYFRTTDVTGSVELPEGVEMVMPGDNIQMTVELIAPIAMEEGLRFAIREGGRTVGAGVVAKIIE, from the coding sequence ATGTCCAAGGCAAAGTTTGAACGCACCAAGCCGCACGTGAACGTTGGCACGATTGGTCATGTGGACCACGGCAAGACGACGCTGACGGCGGCGTTGACGAAGGTGTGCGCGGAAGCGCGCGGCGGCGAGTTTCGCGCCTACGACCAGATTGACAACGCGCCCGAAGAGCGCGAGCGCGGGATCACGATTGCCTCGGCGCACGTCGAATACGAGTCGGACAACCGTCACTATGCCCACGTGGATTGTCCGGGTCACGCTGACTACGTGAAGAACATGATCACGGGCGCGGCGCAGATGGACGGTGCGATTCTGGTGGTGAGTGCGGCTGACGGTCCGATGCCGCAGACGCGCGAGCACATTTTGCTGGCCCGCCAGGTGGGTGTGCCGTGCATTCTGGTGTATTTGAACAAGGCTGACATGGTTGACGACGCCGAGCTGCTCGAGCTGGTGGAGATGGAAGTTCGCGAGCTGCTCAGCGACTATGATTTTCCGGGCGATGACACCCCGATCGTGACCGGCTCGGCGCTCAAGGCGCTGGAAGGCGACGAGTCGGACATTGGTGTGCCGTCGATTCTGAAGCTGGTTGATGCGCTTGACGAGTATGTACCCGAGCCTGAGCGTGATCTGGACAAGGAATTTCTGATGCCGATCGAGGACGTTTTCTCGATTTCGGGTCGTGGCACGGTGGTGACGGGTCGAATCGAGCGCGGCATTGTCAAGGTAGGCGACGAGATCGAGATTGTGGGCATCCGGGACACGTCGAAGACGACGTGCACGGGTGTTGAGATGTTTCGCAAGCTGCTTGACCAGGGTCAGGCGGGCGACAACGTGGGTGTTTTGCTCAGGGGCACGAAGCGCGACGAGGTTGAGCGAGGTCAGGTTCTGGCCAAGCCGGGCTCGATCACGCCGCACACCAAGTTCGAGGCGGAAGTTTACGTGCTGAGCAAGGACGAAGGCGGCCGTCACACGCCGTTTTTCAAGGGTTACCGCCCGCAGTTTTATTTCCGGACGACGGACGTGACCGGTTCGGTGGAGCTGCCCGAAGGCGTGGAGATGGTGATGCCGGGTGACAACATCCAGATGACGGTCGAGCTGATTGCGCCGATTGCCATGGAGGAAGGTCTGCGCTTTGCGATTCGCGAAGGCGGCCGGACCGTGGGTGCCGGCGTCGTGGCGAAGATTATCGAATAA
- the fusA gene encoding elongation factor G, with translation MSRKVSIERYRNIGIMAHIDAGKTTTTERILFYTGVSHKLGEVHDGNAVMDWMEQEQERGITITSAATTCFWKGMDQNWPEYRINIIDTPGHVDFTIEVERSLRVLDGAVAVFCAVGGVEPQSETVWRQASKYEVPRMAFVNKMDRTGANFQRVVEQIKKRLGGRPVPIQLPIGAEEHFEGVIDLVRMRAIYWDSENMGTTYEARDIPAELADEAAAAREFMVESAAEASEALMEKYLEGGELNEEEIISGLRQQTLANEIVPVLCGTAFKNKGVQALLDAVVQYMPSPTEVKAIRGLSENDEEETRPAEDNAPFAALAFKIATDPYVGSLTFFRVYSGVVKAGDTVFNPVKGKKERVGRLLQMHSNTREEIKEVLAGDIAAAVGLKDVTTGDTLCDPSDVITLERMEFPEPVIAVAVEPKSKADQEKMGIALGKLAQEDPSFRVHTDQESGQTIIRGMGELHLDIIVDRLKREFKVEANVGKPQVAYRETIRQAVEAEGKFVRQSGGRGQYGHVKIRLEPNGEGGGYEFVDQIVGGVVPKDYISSVGKGIEEAMQSGVLAGYPMVDIRATLFDGSYHEVDSSEMAFKIAGSMAFKDGALKARPVLLEPIMKVEVVTPEDYMGDVMGDLNRRRGMVQGMEDAPAGKIIRANVPLAEMFGYATDLRSMTQGRATYVMEFLQYEEAPNSVADQVMKKSA, from the coding sequence GTGTCACGCAAAGTATCCATCGAGCGCTATCGGAATATCGGCATCATGGCCCACATCGATGCCGGCAAGACCACGACGACCGAGCGCATTCTGTTCTATACCGGCGTTTCGCACAAACTTGGCGAGGTCCATGACGGTAACGCCGTGATGGACTGGATGGAGCAGGAGCAGGAGCGGGGCATCACCATTACGTCGGCGGCGACCACCTGTTTCTGGAAGGGTATGGACCAGAACTGGCCGGAGTACCGTATCAACATCATCGATACGCCGGGCCACGTTGACTTCACAATCGAGGTCGAGCGGTCGCTGCGCGTGCTCGACGGCGCGGTTGCGGTTTTCTGTGCGGTTGGCGGCGTCGAGCCGCAGTCCGAGACGGTTTGGCGGCAGGCAAGCAAGTACGAAGTGCCGCGCATGGCGTTTGTCAACAAGATGGACCGGACCGGCGCCAACTTCCAGCGCGTGGTCGAACAGATCAAGAAGCGCCTCGGCGGCCGTCCGGTGCCGATACAGCTGCCGATCGGTGCCGAAGAACATTTCGAGGGCGTCATTGACCTGGTCAGGATGCGCGCGATTTACTGGGATTCGGAGAACATGGGCACGACCTATGAGGCCCGCGATATCCCGGCTGAGCTCGCGGACGAAGCTGCCGCGGCGCGTGAGTTCATGGTCGAATCGGCGGCCGAGGCATCCGAGGCGCTCATGGAGAAGTATCTCGAAGGCGGCGAGCTCAATGAGGAAGAGATCATCAGCGGTCTGCGCCAGCAGACCCTGGCCAACGAGATCGTGCCGGTGCTGTGCGGTACCGCGTTCAAGAACAAGGGCGTGCAGGCGCTGCTTGACGCTGTCGTCCAGTACATGCCGTCGCCGACCGAAGTCAAGGCGATTCGCGGCCTCAGCGAAAATGATGAGGAAGAAACGCGCCCGGCCGAGGACAATGCGCCTTTTGCTGCGCTGGCGTTCAAGATCGCCACGGATCCCTACGTCGGATCGCTGACCTTCTTCCGTGTCTATTCCGGTGTGGTCAAGGCCGGAGATACGGTTTTCAACCCGGTCAAGGGCAAGAAGGAGCGTGTTGGGCGTCTGCTTCAGATGCACTCCAACACGCGTGAGGAAATCAAGGAAGTGCTGGCCGGTGATATTGCCGCGGCTGTGGGGCTGAAGGATGTGACCACCGGAGACACCCTGTGTGACCCGTCCGATGTCATCACGCTGGAGCGAATGGAGTTCCCGGAGCCGGTGATTGCCGTGGCGGTCGAGCCCAAGAGCAAGGCAGATCAGGAAAAGATGGGTATTGCCCTGGGCAAGCTGGCCCAGGAAGATCCATCGTTCCGCGTGCATACCGACCAGGAGTCGGGGCAGACGATCATTCGGGGCATGGGTGAGCTGCACCTGGATATCATCGTTGACCGACTCAAGCGTGAATTCAAGGTCGAGGCCAATGTCGGCAAGCCGCAGGTCGCCTATCGCGAAACCATCCGGCAGGCAGTCGAGGCCGAAGGCAAGTTCGTGCGCCAGTCCGGCGGTCGCGGCCAGTACGGGCACGTCAAGATCCGGCTGGAGCCCAACGGCGAGGGTGGCGGCTACGAGTTCGTCGACCAGATTGTCGGTGGCGTGGTGCCCAAGGATTACATCAGCTCGGTCGGCAAGGGTATCGAGGAGGCCATGCAAAGCGGCGTGCTCGCGGGTTATCCGATGGTTGACATCAGGGCGACGCTGTTTGACGGCTCCTACCACGAAGTCGATTCGAGCGAAATGGCGTTCAAGATCGCCGGCTCGATGGCGTTCAAGGATGGTGCCCTCAAGGCCAGGCCGGTGCTGCTTGAGCCGATCATGAAAGTCGAGGTGGTCACGCCTGAAGATTACATGGGCGACGTCATGGGCGATCTTAACCGCCGCCGCGGCATGGTGCAGGGCATGGAAGATGCGCCTGCCGGAAAGATCATCCGTGCCAACGTGCCGCTGGCCGAGATGTTTGGCTATGCCACTGATCTTCGTTCGATGACGCAGGGCCGTGCCACCTACGTGATGGAGTTTCTCCAGTACGAGGAAGCGCCCAACAGCGTAGCCGATCAAGTGATGAAGAAGAGCGCCTGA
- the rpsG gene encoding 30S ribosomal protein S7, with protein MSRKHSNFERDIMPDPKFGSEMITRFINMVMKDGKKSVAERIVYGAIEEIEGRGHGEPLNAIEQALDHVSPAVEVKSRRVGGATYQVPVEVRPKRQQALAMRWVIDAARKRGENTMPRRLAGELLDAMEERGAAVKKREDTHRMAEANKAFAHYRW; from the coding sequence ATGTCCCGCAAGCACTCCAATTTTGAACGTGACATCATGCCGGACCCGAAGTTCGGCAGCGAAATGATCACCCGTTTCATCAACATGGTGATGAAGGACGGCAAGAAGTCCGTGGCCGAGCGCATCGTCTACGGGGCCATCGAGGAGATCGAGGGCCGCGGGCATGGTGAGCCGCTCAATGCCATCGAGCAGGCGCTGGATCACGTCAGTCCGGCCGTCGAGGTCAAGTCGCGACGCGTCGGTGGTGCGACCTACCAGGTGCCGGTCGAGGTGCGTCCCAAGCGCCAGCAGGCGCTGGCCATGCGCTGGGTCATCGACGCGGCCCGCAAGCGGGGCGAGAACACCATGCCGCGGCGTCTGGCCGGCGAGTTGCTCGACGCGATGGAAGAGCGTGGTGCGGCGGTCAAGAAGCGGGAAGACACCCATCGGATGGCCGAGGCCAACAAGGCCTTTGCCCATTACCGCTGGTAA
- the rpsL gene encoding 30S ribosomal protein S12 produces the protein MATINQLVRKPRRPKEYKSNVPALEASPQKRGVCTRVYTTTPKKPNSALRKVARVRLTNGYEVTSYIGGEGHNLQEHSVVLIRGGRVKDLPGVRYHTVRGSLDTAGVSDRRQGRSKYGAKRPKN, from the coding sequence ATGGCGACGATCAATCAGCTGGTCCGCAAGCCAAGGCGGCCCAAGGAATACAAATCGAACGTGCCGGCACTGGAGGCTTCGCCCCAGAAGCGCGGCGTTTGTACCCGCGTCTACACCACCACGCCAAAAAAGCCGAACTCGGCCTTGCGCAAGGTGGCGCGTGTGCGATTGACCAACGGTTACGAAGTGACCAGCTACATCGGGGGTGAAGGCCACAACCTTCAGGAGCACTCGGTGGTGCTGATTCGCGGCGGCCGGGTCAAGGATCTGCCCGGCGTTCGCTATCACACGGTGCGCGGGAGTCTCGACACGGCTGGGGTCAGTGATCGCCGCCAGGGTCGCTCCAAGTACGGCGCCAAGCGTCCCAAGAACTGA
- the rpoC gene encoding DNA-directed RNA polymerase subunit beta': MRDLFNLYKRQNQISNFDAIRIGLAPPELIRSWSYGEVRKPETINYRTFKPEREGLFCAAIFGPVKDYECLCGKYKRMKHRGVKCEKCGTEVTLTKVRRERMGHIDLASPVAHIWFLKSLPSRIGLMLDMTLRDIERILYFESYLVLDPGMTALERGQLLTDEEYLDAMQEYGDEFDARMGAEAVYELLKNIDLASELAKLREEIAATNSETKIKRLSKRIKLMEAFIDSGNRPEYMIMTVLPVLPPDLRPLVPLDGGRFATSDLNDLYRRVINRNNRLKRLLELNAPDIIVRNEKRMLQESVDALLDNGRRGRAITGTNKRPLKSLADMIKGKQGRFRQNLLGKRVDYSGRSVIVVGPTLKLHECGLPKKMALELFKPFIFSKLQRRGLAMTIKAAKKLVEREEGEVWDILEEVIREHPVLLNRAPTLHRLGIQAFEPVLIEGKAIQLHPLVCTAFNADFDGDQMAVHVPLSLEAQLEARALMMSSNNILSPANGEPIIVPTQDVVLGLYYMTRQIAGAKGEGMSFSSVAEVNRAYSNHKVALQAAVTVRVRQVEFDDAGNAIESYSRFETTVGRALLREILPDGLPFELVNQVLKKRQVSRLIDECYRKLGLKKTVVFADQLMYTGFGYSTRAGVSIGLDDLQVPPEKKAILERAEKEVLDIQDQYASGVVTSGERYNKVVDIWSRTNEEVARAMMKRIGKRIRVDSEGNEVEEDSMNSIFIMADSGARGSAAQIRQLAGMRGLMAKPDGSIIETPITANFREGLNVLQYFISTHGARKGLADTALKTANSGYLTRRLVDVAQDLVVIEEDCGTDQGLEMLPIVEGGDIVEPLSERILGRLVGQDIYRPDADEVLCPRGTLLDEAWVEKLEENSIDRVLVRSPITCETRHGVCAACYGRDLARGSLVNQGEAVGVIAAQSIGEPGTQLTMRTFHIGGAASRSVAIDHIEVKSSGSVRLYNLKSVENAEGKLVAVSRSGELSVIDSHGRERERYKIPYGAVVSVKEGDQVEVGQNVANWDPHTHPVVAELAGTASFHDFIAGVTVTEEVDEVTGLSSMVVTDPKKRGSEGKDLRPMIRLLDSKGKLLNIPGTEQPAQYYLPAGAVINCADGQIVKVGDIIARIPQESSKTRDITGGLPRVADLFEARKPKEGAILAEASGVVSFGKETKGKQRLVITDEQGETHEELIPKWRQVLVFEGEHVAKGETVVDGEPNPHDILRLLGVERLADYLVQEIQDVYRLQGVKINDKHIEVVIRQMLRKVEIVDAGDSNFLRGEQVEGTRALEEAERLEQSGAVRPTWQTVLLGITKASLATESFISAASFQETTRVLTDAAVRGTVDHLRGLKENVIVGRLIPAGTGRVTAQRRKEHRHEEADAELAALLRASEAEEARVEESAGDE; the protein is encoded by the coding sequence GTGCGCGACCTTTTCAATCTGTATAAGCGTCAGAACCAGATCAGTAACTTTGACGCCATTCGCATCGGGTTGGCTCCGCCGGAGCTGATCCGCTCGTGGTCCTACGGCGAGGTCCGCAAGCCGGAGACCATCAACTATCGGACCTTCAAGCCCGAGCGCGAAGGTCTGTTCTGCGCTGCCATTTTCGGCCCGGTAAAGGACTACGAATGCCTGTGCGGCAAGTACAAGCGCATGAAGCATCGCGGCGTGAAGTGCGAAAAGTGCGGTACCGAGGTCACATTGACCAAGGTCAGGCGAGAGCGCATGGGTCATATCGATCTGGCCTCGCCGGTTGCCCATATCTGGTTTCTGAAGTCGTTGCCCAGCCGGATCGGGTTGATGCTCGACATGACGCTGCGTGACATCGAGCGCATTCTCTATTTCGAGTCCTACCTGGTGCTTGACCCGGGCATGACCGCGCTGGAGCGCGGCCAGTTGCTGACCGACGAGGAATACCTCGACGCGATGCAGGAATACGGTGACGAGTTCGACGCTCGGATGGGTGCCGAGGCAGTCTACGAGCTACTCAAGAACATCGATCTGGCCAGCGAGCTGGCCAAGCTGCGCGAGGAAATCGCTGCAACCAACTCGGAGACCAAGATCAAGCGCCTGTCCAAACGTATCAAGCTGATGGAGGCGTTCATCGACTCGGGCAACCGGCCCGAGTACATGATCATGACGGTGTTGCCGGTGCTGCCGCCGGATCTCAGGCCGCTGGTGCCGCTTGACGGAGGGCGTTTTGCGACCTCTGATCTCAATGATCTCTACCGCCGCGTAATCAATCGCAACAACCGCCTGAAGCGCCTGCTCGAACTCAACGCGCCCGACATCATCGTGCGCAACGAAAAGCGCATGCTGCAGGAATCGGTCGATGCGTTGCTCGACAACGGTCGTCGCGGCCGGGCGATTACCGGCACCAACAAGCGCCCGCTAAAGTCTCTGGCCGACATGATCAAGGGCAAGCAGGGTCGATTCCGTCAGAACCTGCTGGGCAAGCGGGTCGACTACTCGGGGCGCTCGGTTATTGTCGTTGGCCCGACGCTCAAGCTGCACGAGTGCGGCCTGCCCAAGAAAATGGCGCTGGAACTGTTCAAGCCATTCATCTTTTCGAAGCTGCAGCGCCGTGGGCTGGCCATGACCATCAAGGCGGCCAAGAAGCTGGTCGAACGCGAGGAGGGCGAGGTCTGGGATATTCTCGAGGAGGTCATCCGCGAGCACCCGGTGCTGCTCAACCGTGCCCCGACCCTGCACCGTCTCGGTATTCAGGCCTTCGAGCCGGTGCTGATCGAAGGCAAGGCCATCCAGCTGCACCCGCTGGTGTGCACGGCCTTCAATGCCGACTTTGACGGCGACCAGATGGCCGTGCACGTGCCGCTGAGCCTGGAGGCACAGCTCGAGGCGCGCGCGCTGATGATGAGCTCCAACAATATCCTGTCGCCGGCCAATGGTGAGCCGATCATCGTGCCTACCCAGGACGTCGTGCTTGGACTCTACTACATGACCCGCCAGATTGCCGGTGCGAAAGGAGAGGGGATGTCCTTCTCAAGCGTTGCCGAGGTCAATCGGGCCTACTCCAACCACAAGGTCGCGCTGCAGGCCGCCGTCACCGTGCGCGTGCGCCAGGTTGAGTTCGATGACGCCGGTAACGCGATCGAGTCTTACAGCCGATTCGAGACCACGGTCGGGCGTGCGCTGCTGCGCGAGATTCTGCCCGATGGTCTGCCGTTTGAGCTGGTCAACCAGGTGCTCAAGAAAAGGCAGGTTTCGCGGCTGATTGACGAGTGCTATCGCAAACTTGGACTGAAGAAGACAGTCGTGTTTGCCGACCAGCTGATGTACACCGGATTTGGCTATTCGACCCGCGCCGGTGTGTCGATCGGCCTTGATGATCTCCAGGTTCCACCTGAGAAAAAGGCGATCCTGGAGCGGGCTGAAAAGGAAGTTCTCGACATACAGGATCAGTATGCGTCGGGTGTGGTGACCTCCGGTGAGCGCTACAACAAGGTGGTTGATATCTGGTCACGCACCAATGAGGAAGTGGCCCGCGCGATGATGAAGCGCATTGGCAAGCGCATCCGGGTGGACAGCGAAGGCAATGAGGTCGAGGAAGATTCGATGAACTCGATCTTCATTATGGCCGACTCCGGGGCCCGTGGCTCCGCGGCGCAGATTCGCCAGCTTGCCGGCATGCGTGGCCTGATGGCCAAGCCCGACGGCTCAATCATCGAGACGCCGATCACGGCCAACTTCCGCGAAGGCCTCAACGTGCTGCAGTACTTCATCTCCACGCACGGTGCGCGCAAGGGCCTGGCCGACACCGCGCTCAAGACTGCCAATTCCGGTTACCTGACGCGCCGCCTGGTCGATGTGGCTCAGGATCTTGTGGTTATCGAGGAGGACTGCGGCACCGACCAGGGGCTGGAAATGCTGCCGATCGTCGAGGGCGGAGATATCGTCGAGCCACTCAGCGAGCGCATTCTCGGGCGCCTCGTGGGGCAGGATATCTATCGGCCCGATGCCGACGAGGTGCTGTGCCCAAGGGGCACGCTGCTTGACGAGGCCTGGGTCGAGAAGCTCGAGGAAAATAGCATCGACCGGGTACTGGTGCGTTCGCCAATTACCTGTGAAACGCGCCACGGTGTCTGTGCGGCCTGCTACGGTCGCGATCTGGCCCGCGGCTCGCTGGTCAACCAGGGTGAGGCGGTCGGCGTGATTGCCGCCCAGTCGATCGGAGAGCCGGGCACGCAGCTGACCATGCGGACTTTCCATATCGGCGGGGCGGCCTCCCGATCGGTGGCAATCGATCACATCGAGGTCAAGTCGTCGGGTTCGGTGCGTTTGTACAACCTCAAGTCGGTCGAGAATGCTGAAGGCAAGCTGGTGGCGGTCTCCCGCTCCGGCGAGCTGTCTGTCATCGACTCCCACGGCCGCGAGCGCGAGCGCTACAAGATTCCTTACGGCGCCGTGGTCAGCGTCAAGGAGGGCGACCAGGTTGAGGTGGGTCAGAACGTGGCCAACTGGGATCCGCATACCCATCCCGTGGTCGCCGAGCTTGCCGGTACCGCGAGTTTCCATGACTTCATCGCCGGCGTGACCGTTACCGAGGAGGTTGACGAGGTCACCGGCCTGAGCAGCATGGTGGTCACGGACCCGAAGAAACGCGGTTCGGAAGGCAAGGACCTTCGTCCGATGATCCGGCTGCTCGATTCCAAGGGCAAGCTGCTCAACATTCCCGGTACCGAGCAGCCGGCGCAGTACTATCTGCCGGCCGGAGCCGTGATCAACTGTGCCGATGGGCAGATTGTCAAGGTGGGGGATATCATCGCCCGCATCCCGCAGGAATCGTCCAAGACGCGTGATATCACCGGTGGTTTGCCGCGTGTGGCAGACCTGTTCGAAGCCCGCAAGCCCAAGGAGGGCGCCATTCTGGCCGAGGCCTCGGGCGTGGTCAGCTTCGGCAAGGAAACCAAGGGTAAGCAGCGGCTGGTCATCACCGACGAGCAGGGCGAGACCCATGAGGAGCTGATTCCCAAGTGGCGTCAGGTGCTGGTGTTCGAAGGTGAGCACGTGGCCAAGGGCGAGACGGTTGTCGACGGCGAACCCAATCCCCACGACATCCTGCGGCTGCTCGGCGTCGAGCGGCTGGCCGACTACCTGGTCCAGGAGATCCAGGATGTCTATCGCCTGCAGGGCGTGAAGATCAACGACAAGCACATCGAGGTGGTCATTCGCCAGATGCTGCGGAAGGTCGAGATCGTCGATGCAGGCGACAGCAACTTCCTGCGCGGCGAGCAGGTCGAGGGTACGCGGGCGCTCGAGGAGGCCGAACGCCTCGAGCAATCCGGTGCCGTCCGGCCAACCTGGCAGACGGTGCTGCTGGGCATTACCAAGGCCTCGCTGGCGACCGAATCGTTCATTTCAGCGGCCTCTTTCCAGGAGACCACGCGGGTATTGACCGATGCTGCCGTGCGCGGGACCGTCGACCACCTGCGCGGGCTCAAGGAAAACGTCATCGTCGGGCGCCTGATTCCGGCCGGCACCGGCCGGGTCACGGCCCAGCGTCGCAAGGAGCATCGCCACGAGGAAGCCGACGCCGAACTGGCCGCCCTGCTCAGAGCGTCAGAGGCCGAAGAGGCCAGGGTGGAGGAGTCGGCCGGGGACGAATAG